Part of the Ziziphus jujuba cultivar Dongzao chromosome 8, ASM3175591v1 genome is shown below.
AGCTTgaataataaagtaaaaattacTGAAAACTTAGAGTATACTTTtggaataaatatagaaaatttttcCCTTATGCTATTAAGTTATTGGTATTAATAGGGGTTTGATGCAATATAGCTATTATTACATgtatgtttaaatatatttgttttgaatatttGCTTTAGGTGGTTATCTTTGATCAGTGCTTCTGACGGTTAATTCTTCCTTTTGCTAATTTGCCTATTTCACTTTTGTGAATTCAATTAGTATACTCTTTTGGTGTAACAAACTTCTGTTTTTTTGCAGGGATCTTCGTCTGGTAAATTGGGATTGTGTTTTGAGAACAGCAATATCTGACATTGAGGTAAGTCTTGTTGTTTGAATAATAGTTTTTCAAACATATAATGCATTTATGGAACTTTCTTGCTTTATGTAGGTGGACTATATTGATATTAAAGAAAGGACTCGACTTAAGGTTCCAGGATATGATAAACCTGTTGAGTTTGGTGTTTTAACTTCATTTGCTTACCCTTTGGAAGACAAGGAGCTAGGAGAGATTGTTGTGGCCACTACTAGAGTAGAAACTATGCTCGGTGATACTGCAATTGCTGTACATCCTGATGATAAAAGGTACCACCGTCTCCATGGAAAATTTGCTATTCATCCTTTTAATGGAAGACGGATTCCTATAATATGTGATGCAATTCTCGTTGATCCAGAGTTTGGGACGGGTGCAGTGAAGGTAAAAGTTAACTTTTCATGCATTAATTTTCTCTATCATAACTCTGTAGGATGTGCAGAAATTTAGATTTTTCCCTTCTTTCTCCCGCAGATTACCCCAGCCCATGATCCTAACGATTTTGAGGTTGGAAAGCGTCATAAACTTGAATTTATCAACATATTTACCGATGATGGTAAAATAAATGGCAATGGTGGCTCCGAGTTTGCAGGGATGCCACGTTTTAAAGCTCGGGAGGCTGTTACAGAATCACTGAAAAAGAAGGTACGGTTCTATTATACCACATCAATTGATTAATCTGGAGTAACTGAGACAAGAAAACTCTTATTGTCAACATACTATATTAATGAATGGATGCGAGTAAAATAAGCTAGTGGACTGATTTATTCAGCATAGTTGACTTCCTAATCTGACTGCTGCTTCTAATTAACAAAACTTCAGAACAGTAACcattaaaatgaaattattttcctTTCGTGAccatatatgaaaaagaaatttgatatACATATCCAATAAACCTAACACTCCTTGTCTTTTCCATTTTGCCAATCAAACTTCTTAATTATGCCTTGTGTCTTTTGATTAGCTTTAATATTCTTTTGAAATTACTTATGCAAGTTTATTTATCCTGTATTTCTTATTGTATGATTACATTTTGAGCCATGACTGCATTTCTCTTCTTTTTATGCATGGATAACTTGAGTCCTGGTCCAGGATTGTGGATATATGAGTATCATTTGCCTATTTGTTGAAATATAGTCTCTATTTTGTGGACTTTTTTAACTCTTCTGTCACAGCTATATTGACATATAAATCTTCTTTCATTTAGGGCCTCTTTAAAGAAGCTAAAACCAATGAAATGCGCCTTGGTATTTGTTCTAGAAGCAATGATGTTGTAGAACCCCTGATAAAGCCCCAGTGGTATGTTAGTTGCAGTACTATGGCAAAGAAATCTCTTGATGCTGCCATGGATGAAGAAGATAGGAAGCTTGAGATCATCCCAAAGCAATATAATGCTGATTGGAAGAGGTGGTGTATTATCTCTCCTTACCTTGCTGTTAGAAGTTTATGATGTTTATGCATTACGAAGATTAATGAAAACCTTAAATCAAATAGGTATACTCTCCTTTAAAGCATTGCCAAGTACAAAGATGTAGGTTTTCAACTAGATTCGGTGGGTCCTATCAATTGCTTAACATAATATCTCTCTCTGACACACAGACATGATGCCTTTTGCCCTTTCTGACCTTTGGGTGTGATGTTGGAAACATTCTGTAGAAACTGgatcatagtttttttttttaatttattttgaaaaaggatTAAATGCAGGGTTTTTAAGCTGCCATGTCCAGTGTTTGTTTGCATGTCTGCTCATTTTTTCCATATGCCCATTATTAGTTTTTCTGGTGATAAAACTGAGCAGTGAAATAAAAGATTACTTAATTTTGGTCTTAAGTGTCACAGATGGCTCGAGAACATTCGTGATTGGTGCATCTCAAGGCAGCTATGGTGGGGTCACCGCATACCTGCATGGTATGTTACTTTGGAGGATGATGATCTGAAAGAAGTAGGAGCATACAATGATCACTGGTTGGTTGCAAGAAATGAGGAAGAGGCCCAAGAAGAGgctaaaaaaatttatgctGGAAAGAAGTTCCAATTAAATCAAGATCCAGATGTGCTTGACACTTGGTTTTCTTCTGGCCTCCTCCCATTGTCTGTGTTGGGCTGGCCAGATGATACAGAAGATCTGAAAGCATTTTATCCAACTTCTGTTCTTGAAACTGGGCACGACATTCTCTTTTTCTGGGTTGCTCGTATGGTGATGCTTGGAATTGAATTGGGTGGTAATGTACCTTTTAGCAAGGTTAGTCAACTTTTGTATTATGTGTAGCATGTTATAGACAGCTCAATATTGTTGCAAATATCTGCGTACCTTCTGATAATTTGTTGCCTGACTATCAActtagattttttctttttttcttttttttttttttttgttttgggtcgCTTGGTGGAGTTTGAAAGATATAATTGTAGAATATTTTAGTTTGTTCATTTTATGTAGATGCTTCTTATGTGTATATTCTCTCTTTATATACAGTAAGATTGCAAATGTATTACTAGCTTTGTCCAGATTGCAAATGTATTGCTAGCTTTGTCCACATATTCTTATAGTTTTCTTTATACTTTGGGTGACTACAACCACCAGTCTAATGTTTGAATAAGTGGTAACTGAAATATGCTGTTTCTTATGAGGTTTTTCCGAATCATCAATCTTTTGTCCTGGTGTCAAGATGACATGTGTACTATAATCTTCGTTCAGGTATATTTGCACCCAATGATTCGTGATGCACATGGACGTAAGATGTCAAAATCATTAGGAAATGTCATTGATCCACTTGAAGTTATTAATGGTATAACCCTTGAAGGTCTTCACAAAAGGTTGGAAGAAGGTAATTTGGACCCCAAAGAATTAGTGGTTGCAAAAGAAGGTCAGATGAAGGACTTTCCTAGTGGGATTGCTGAATGTGGTGCAGATGCTCTACGTTTTGCTCTTGTCTCTTACACAGCTCAGGTTTAGGCATCTCCCTTTATATGATAGCATTTCAGAACTTTTTTTATTGATTGAGTAATTTTTGTGATTGTTCTGTGTTTTCAGTCCGACAAAATAAATCTCGACATTCAGAGAGTAGTGGGTTATCGTCAATGGTGTAATAAATTGTGGAATGCAGTACGATTTGCTATGAGCAGACTTGGAGAAGATTATGTTCCTCCCTCAAATGTAATTCCAGATGTCTTGCCATTTAGCTGTCAGTGGATACTATCCGTGTTGAATAAGGCCATAGCTAGGACTGTTTCATCACTTGAATTATATGAATTCTCCGATGCATCCAGTGCACTTTATTCATGGTGGCAGTACCAGTTATGTGATGTTTTTATTGAAGTAATTAAACCATATTTTGCTGGAAATGATCCCAAGCATTCATCTGAAAGGAGTTCTGCTCAAGACACATTGTGGTTATGTCTTGACTATGGGCTGCGTTTGCTCCATCCATTTATGCCATTTGTTACAGAAGAATTATGGCAGCGTCTTCCATCACCAAAGGATTGCAAGAGGCCAGCATCAATTATGATATGCGAGTACCCATCCATTGTAGAGGTTAGTTTAGCTCTATAAGTAGAAATAGTTGTTCACATAATATGAGTAATTGTTATTTAGATTAGGCATGGTTTGTATTCTGGGATAATGCAAGGAAGTACTTTGTGTTCACGTCATGCTTCTGCAGGGTATGTTTTAATGCTTTGTCTGTAGTTCCTTATGACCCACTTcaatttttggggtttttggATTGATTTAGTTAATTGATCCTTACCATCCTAAAAATGGAATCAAATGGTCATATCAGGGGAAGGGTTGATTTGCATGTATGTCTTGATGTGGATGATGGCTTGTGGTGATGTTATCGAGACATTTGTTTCAATTAATATCCTGAATTTAGTGTGTATTATCATTTCTgtgtcattttttctttttcagagcTGGACAAATGAAAGGGTGGAGTCTGAGATGCAACTTATAGACTCTGCTGTGAAATCTCTTAGGTCACTTGCAAAAGAAAGCCGTGAAAGGTAAacagatatatttttttggctaaagcGTTACTGTGTGTCTGGtttttcatatattcttaagcATTTcgtattttaaaacattaatttgatTGAAATTATCTTGTTAGTGAATTGCGATCTTCATTCATGATTTTTCAACAAGGTTATTTAAAATAGATTTTGTAAAATGATTCTCTATGGAAATATAGTTCTTAACTCCGAAACTTTAAATATTCTGTCAAAAGTTCATTTCTCTGCACAATGTTAATACTTTCTGCACGATGTGCTATATAATGAATTCAGCTTGATATTTGGTGATATATCTATTAACaattattggattaaat
Proteins encoded:
- the LOC107414407 gene encoding valine--tRNA ligase, mitochondrial 1 isoform X3, with protein sequence MSRQMAKQYSPSAVEKSWYSWWEKSQFFVADANSSKLPFVIVLPPPNVTGALHIGHALTAAIQDTMIRWRRMSGYNVLWVPGMDHAGIATQVVVEKKLMRERKLSRHDIGREKFVSEVWDWKDKHGGTILQQLRRLGASLDWSREFFTMDEKRSKAVTEAFVRLYKEGLIYRDLRLVNWDCVLRTAISDIEVDYIDIKERTRLKVPGYDKPVEFGVLTSFAYPLEDKELGEIVVATTRVETMLGDTAIAVHPDDKRYHRLHGKFAIHPFNGRRIPIICDAILVDPEFGTGAVKITPAHDPNDFEVGKRHKLEFINIFTDDGKINGNGGSEFAGMPRFKAREAVTESLKKKGLFKEAKTNEMRLGICSRSNDVVEPLIKPQWYVSCSTMAKKSLDAAMDEEDRKLEIIPKQYNADWKRWLENIRDWCISRQLWWGHRIPAWYVTLEDDDLKEVGAYNDHWLVARNEEEAQEEAKKIYAGKKFQLNQDPDVLDTWFSSGLLPLSVLGWPDDTEDLKAFYPTSVLETGHDILFFWVARMVMLGIELGGNVPFSKVYLHPMIRDAHGRKMSKSLGNVIDPLEVINGITLEGLHKRLEEGNLDPKELVVAKEGQMKDFPSGIAECGADALRFALVSYTAQSDKINLDIQRVVGYRQWCNKLWNAVRFAMSRLGEDYVPPSNVIPDVLPFSCQWILSVLNKAIARTVSSLELYEFSDASSALYSWWQYQLCDVFIEVIKPYFAGNDPKHSSERSSAQDTLWLCLDYGLRLLHPFMPFVTEELWQRLPSPKDCKRPASIMICEYPSIVESWTNERVESEMQLIDSAVKSLRSLAKESRERRAAYVQCRTDSVLETVNNHKLEIETLANLSSLTVTDENVAAPAGYAVSVVDESLTVYLNLQGSLSAEAELERIGKKKDEIQKQMEKLSKMINASGYKEKVPAQLQEENAAKLKSLELEFSSLELASEHIQSVSS
- the LOC107414407 gene encoding valine--tRNA ligase, mitochondrial 1 isoform X2; translation: MLVGLVPHARVFTKPQIIFYPLCNQVRLPNFHHFHTPLPQSFSASSAPAREKELKKQKALEKAAKLQAQQASNAPKKSERKNVKRGTEEENLEDFFDPETPFGEKKRMSRQMAKQYSPSAVEKSWYSWWEKSQFFVADANSSKLPFVIVLPPPNVTGALHIGHALTAAIQDTMIRWRRMSGYNVLWVPGMDHAGIATQVVVEKKLMRERKLSRHDIGREKFVSEVWDWKDKHGGTILQQLRRLGASLDWSREFFTMDEKRSKAVTEAFVRLYKEGLIYRDLRLVNWDCVLRTAISDIEVDYIDIKERTRLKVPGYDKPVEFGVLTSFAYPLEDKELGEIVVATTRVETMLGDTAIAVHPDDKRYHRLHGKFAIHPFNGRRIPIICDAILVDPEFGTGAVKITPAHDPNDFEVGKRHKLEFINIFTDDGKINGNGGSEFAGMPRFKAREAVTESLKKKGLFKEAKTNEMRLGICSRSNDVVEPLIKPQWYVSCSTMAKKSLDAAMDEEDRKLEIIPKQYNADWKRWLENIRDWCISRQLWWGHRIPAWYVTLEDDDLKEVGAYNDHWLVARNEEEAQEEAKKIYAGKKFQLNQDPDVLDTWFSSGLLPLSVLGWPDDTEDLKAFYPTSVLETGHDILFFWVARMVMLGIELGGNVPFSKVYLHPMIRDAHGRKMSKSLGNVIDPLEVINGITLEGLHKRLEEGNLDPKELVVAKEGQMKDFPSGIAECGADALRFALVSYTAQSDKINLDIQRVVGYRQWCNKLWNAVRFAMSRLGEDYVPPSNVIPDVLPFSCQWILSVLNKAIARTVSSLELYEFSDASSALYSWWQYQLCDVFIEVIKPYFAGNDPKHSSERSSAQDTLWLCLDYGLRLLHPFMPFVTEELWQRLPSPKDCKRPASIMICEYPSIVESWTNERVESEMQLIDSAVKSLRSLAKESRERRAAYVQCRTDSVLETVNNHKLEIETLANLSSLTVTDENVAAPAGYAVSVVDESLTVYLNLQGSLSAEAELERIGKKKDEIQKQMEKLSKMINASGYKEKVPAQLQEENAAKLKSLELEFSSLELASEHIQSVSS
- the LOC107414407 gene encoding valine--tRNA ligase, mitochondrial 1 isoform X1 → MLVGLVPHARVFTKPQIIFYPLCNQVRLPNFHHFHTPLPQSFSASSAPVESEKKPGMEDPERKKKKEEKAREKELKKQKALEKAAKLQAQQASNAPKKSERKNVKRGTEEENLEDFFDPETPFGEKKRMSRQMAKQYSPSAVEKSWYSWWEKSQFFVADANSSKLPFVIVLPPPNVTGALHIGHALTAAIQDTMIRWRRMSGYNVLWVPGMDHAGIATQVVVEKKLMRERKLSRHDIGREKFVSEVWDWKDKHGGTILQQLRRLGASLDWSREFFTMDEKRSKAVTEAFVRLYKEGLIYRDLRLVNWDCVLRTAISDIEVDYIDIKERTRLKVPGYDKPVEFGVLTSFAYPLEDKELGEIVVATTRVETMLGDTAIAVHPDDKRYHRLHGKFAIHPFNGRRIPIICDAILVDPEFGTGAVKITPAHDPNDFEVGKRHKLEFINIFTDDGKINGNGGSEFAGMPRFKAREAVTESLKKKGLFKEAKTNEMRLGICSRSNDVVEPLIKPQWYVSCSTMAKKSLDAAMDEEDRKLEIIPKQYNADWKRWLENIRDWCISRQLWWGHRIPAWYVTLEDDDLKEVGAYNDHWLVARNEEEAQEEAKKIYAGKKFQLNQDPDVLDTWFSSGLLPLSVLGWPDDTEDLKAFYPTSVLETGHDILFFWVARMVMLGIELGGNVPFSKVYLHPMIRDAHGRKMSKSLGNVIDPLEVINGITLEGLHKRLEEGNLDPKELVVAKEGQMKDFPSGIAECGADALRFALVSYTAQSDKINLDIQRVVGYRQWCNKLWNAVRFAMSRLGEDYVPPSNVIPDVLPFSCQWILSVLNKAIARTVSSLELYEFSDASSALYSWWQYQLCDVFIEVIKPYFAGNDPKHSSERSSAQDTLWLCLDYGLRLLHPFMPFVTEELWQRLPSPKDCKRPASIMICEYPSIVESWTNERVESEMQLIDSAVKSLRSLAKESRERRAAYVQCRTDSVLETVNNHKLEIETLANLSSLTVTDENVAAPAGYAVSVVDESLTVYLNLQGSLSAEAELERIGKKKDEIQKQMEKLSKMINASGYKEKVPAQLQEENAAKLKSLELEFSSLELASEHIQSVSS